The following proteins come from a genomic window of Zingiber officinale cultivar Zhangliang unplaced genomic scaffold, Zo_v1.1 ctg167, whole genome shotgun sequence:
- the LOC122036497 gene encoding AP-2 complex subunit alpha-1-like isoform X1, whose product MALSGMRGLSVFISDVRNCQNKEQERLRVDKELGNIRTRFKNEKGLSHYEKKKYVWKILYVHMLGYDVDFGHTETVSLISAPKYPEKQVGYIVTSCLLNENHDFLRIVINTVRNDIIGRNETFQCLALTMVGNIGGKEFSESLAPDVQKLLVSSSCRPLVRKKAALCLLRLYRKNPDVVNIDGWSDRMSQLLDERDLGVLTAVMSLFVALVSNNIEAYWNCLPKCVKILERLARNQDIPPEYTYYGIPSPWLQVKTMRALQYFPTIEDPNTRRALFEVLQRILMGTDVVKNVNKNNAAHAVLFEALALVMHLDAEKEMMSQCVALLGKFIAVREPNIRYLGLENMTRMLLVSDVQDIIKRHQSQIITSLKDPDISIRRRALDLLYGMCDVTNAKDIVEELLQYLNTAEFAMREELALKAAILAEKFAPDLSWYVDVILQLIDKAGDFVSDDIWYRVVQFVTNNEDLQVHTIYCLCTWYLVDPSFWVHNCSSDIVQPYAAAKAREYLEKPALHETMVKVSAYLLGEYSHLLAQRPGCSPKEIFTIISEKLPTVTTSTIAILLSTFAKILMHNHPSDPQLQEQIWSIFRKYESYIDVEIQQRSVEYFALSRKGTALMDVLAEMPKFPERQSALIKKTEDAEVDTAEQSAIRIRSLQQTSNALVVTDQRPANGSVPVSQLALVRMPSQNMEASSTHDQATSQDQINPQDREFSHQNGSVTAVVPQEVHPADLLGDLLGPLAIEGPPAPAVPAEHKDQNLLSTPEATPDAAGPLALATVDDQPNSVQPIANIAERFNALCLKDSGVLYEDSHIQIGIKAEWRSHHGRFVLFLGNKNTSPLVSVQAVILPPTHLKMELSLVPETIPPRAQVQCPLEVVNLRASRDLAVLDLSYKFGTAVVNVKLRIPAVLNKFLQPLSISAEEFFLQWKSLSGPPLKLQEVLRGVKPLPLSELANLFTSLRMAVIPGIDTNPNNLIICATFHSESTRAMLCLIRVETDPTDRTQLRITLGSGDPILTFELKECIKEHLVSIPMQAPTPGISPIQPQSPVTPAYNDPGAMLAGLL is encoded by the exons ATGGCGTTGTCCGGGATGCGAGGGCTCTCCGTGTTCATCAGCGACGTCCGGAATTGCCAGAACAAGGAGCAGGAGAGGCTCAGGGTCGACAAGGAGCTCGGCAACATCCGTACCCGCTTTAAGAATGAGAAG GGATTGTCACATTATGAGAAGAAGAAATACGTCTGGAAAATTCTTTACGTACACATGCTAGGTTATGATGTAGATTTTGGACATACAGAAACTGTTTCGTTGATTTCTGCTCCAAAGTATCCGGAGAAACAG GTTGGGTACATCGTGACATCTTGCTTGCTCAATGAGAACCATGACTTCCTAAGAATTGTTATAAATACAGTACGGAATGATATAATTGGGCGAAATGAAACCTTCCAGTGTTTGGCACTGACCATG GTGGGAAATATTGGTGGGAAGGAGTTTTCTGAATCACTGGCACCCGATGTTCAAAAGCTGTTG GTTTCAAGTAGTTGCAGGCCTCTAGTTCGAAAAAAAGCTGCATTGTGTCTTCTTCGTCTTTACAGGAAGAATCCTGATGTTGTCAATATTGATGGTTG gTCTGATCGGATGTCACAGCTTTTAGATGAACGTGATTTGGGAGTATTGACAGCTGTTATGAGCCTTTTTGTAGCTTTAGTCTCAAATAATATTGAAGCGTATTGGAATTGCCTTCCAAAGTGTGTTAAAATATTGGAAAGGTTGGCCAGAAACCAAGATATTCCACCAGAGTACACCTATTATGGAATTCCATCACCGTGGCTTCAG GTTAAGACAATGAGAGCTCTTCAGTATTTTCCAACCATTGAAGATCCAAACACCAGAAGAGCCTTGTTTGAA GTTCTACAACGTATTTTAATGGGTACTGATGTTGTAAAAAATGTCAACAAGAACAATGCAGCACACGCAGTTCTTTTTGAAGCCTTGGCTCTT GTTATGCATCTTGATGCTGAGAAGGAGATGATGTCTCAGTGTGTGGCTTTGCTTGGGAAGTTTATTGCTGTTCGCGAACCAAACATTCGATATCTTGGCCTT GAGAACATGACGAGGATGTTATTGGTGTCAGATGTGCAGGATATTATCAAACGACATCAATCACAAATAATTACTTCTCTGAAAGATCCTGATATCAG TATTAGGAGACGTGCTCTTGATCTACTCTATGGCATGTGCGACGTTACAAACGCCAAGGATATAGTCGAAGAGTTATTGCAG TATCTTAATACAGCAGAGTTTGCTATGCGTGAAGAATTGGCACTCAAAGCTGCTATTTTAGCAGAGAAGTTTGCTCCAGATCTGTCTTG GTATGTTGACGTCATTCTTCAGTTGATTGATAAAGCTGGGGATTTTGTTAGTGATGACATATGGTATCGTGTGGTTCAGTTTGTCACCAACAATGAGGATTTACAGGTTCACACCATTTATTGCTTATGTACTTGGTACTTGGTAGATCCCTCATTTTGGGTACATAACTGCTCTAGTGATATTgtacagccatatgcagcagctaAAGCAAGAGAGTATCTTGAGAAGCCTGCTTTGCATGAGACAATGGTCAAG GTGAGTGCTTATCTTCTTGGAGAATACAGCCACCTTTTGGCTCAGAGACCTGGCTGCAGCCCTAAGGAAATCTTCACCATTATTAGTGAGAAACTTCCTACAGTAAC AACGAGCACTATTGCAATTCTTCTGTCAACATTTGCCAAAATCTTGATGCACAACCATCCTTCAGATCCACAATTGCAAGAACAAATCTGGTCTATATTCCGAAA ATATGAAAGTTACATCGATGTAGAAATCCAGCAAAGATCTGTTGAATATTTTGCACTTAGTAGGAAAGGGACAGCATTAATGGATGTATTGGCTGAAATGCCCAAATTTCCGGAACGCCAG TCTGCTTTGATTAAAAAGACTGAGGATGCTGAAGTTGACACAGCAGAGCAAAGTGCAATTAGAATAAGGAGTCTGCAACAAACATCAAATGCTTTGGTTGTAACTGACCAGCGTCCTGCAAATGGGTCTGTTCCAGTCAGTCAGCTTGCCCTTGTTAGGATGCCAAGTCAAAATATG GAAGCTAGTAGTACTCATGATCAAGCTACCTCTcaagatcaaataaatcctcaagaTCGAGAATTCTCCCATCAGAATGGGTCCGTCACTGCAGTTGTTCCTCAAGAGGTTCATCCTGCAGATCTCCTTGGAGATCTTTTGGGTCCACTTGCAATAGAAGGTCCACCAGCCCCTGCTGTTCCAGCTGAGCATAAGGACCAGAATCTGTTGTCAACACCGgaagctacacctgatgcagctGGTCCCTTGGCACTGGCCACTGTCGATGATCAGCCAAACTCAGTTCAG CCAATTGCAAACATTGCAGAAAGGTTCAATGCACTGTGCCTTAAAGACAGTGGTGTACTTTATGAGGACTCCCATATACAG ATTGGAATAAAAGCAGAATGGAGATCTCATCATGGACGTTTTGTTCTTTTCTTGGGAAACAAAAATACATCACCTCTCGTCTCAGTGCAAGCTGTGATACTGCCTCCAACCCATTTAAAGATGGAACTTTCATTAGTACCTGAAACTATTCCTCCACGGGCACAG GTTCAATGCCCACTAGAAGTTGTTAACCTACGAGCAAGCAGAGATCTTGCCGTTCTAGATCTCTCCTATAAATTTGGAACTGCTGTG GTTAATGTCAAACTACGGATTCCAGCTGTTCTTAATAAATTTCTGCAGCCGCTTTCAATATCTGCTGAAGAATTTTTCCTCCAGTGGAAATCATTGTCAGGACCACCTCTGAAGCTTCAAGAAGTG CTTAGAGGTGTAAAACCTTTGCCCCTTTCTGAATTGGCAAACTTATTCACTAGCCTTCGCATGGCAGTTATTCCTGGAATT GATACAAATCCAAATAATCTAATTATTTGTGCTACCTTCCATTCAGAGAGCACCAGGGCTATGCTTTGTCTG ATCAGAGTTGAAACAGACCCCACAGACAGAACCCAGCTTCGCATAACTTTAGGATCAGGAGATCCAATTTTGACATTTGA GTTGAAGGAGTGTATCAAGGAACATTTGGTCAGCATACCAATGCAAGCACCTACACCAGGCATATCACCGATACAACCGCAATCACCAGTTACTCCAGCATACAACGATCCTGGTGCTATGCTTGCTGGGCTACTTTGA
- the LOC122036497 gene encoding AP-2 complex subunit alpha-1-like isoform X2 — protein MALSGMRGLSVFISDVRNCQNKEQERLRVDKELGNIRTRFKNEKGLSHYEKKKYVWKILYVHMLGYDVDFGHTETVSLISAPKYPEKQVGYIVTSCLLNENHDFLRIVINTVRNDIIGRNETFQCLALTMVGNIGGKEFSESLAPDVQKLLVSSSCRPLVRKKAALCLLRLYRKNPDVVNIDGWSDRMSQLLDERDLGVLTAVMSLFVALVSNNIEAYWNCLPKCVKILERLARNQDIPPEYTYYGIPSPWLQVKTMRALQYFPTIEDPNTRRALFEVLQRILMGTDVVKNVNKNNAAHAVLFEALALVMHLDAEKEMMSQCVALLGKFIAVREPNIRYLGLENMTRMLLVSDVQDIIKRHQSQIITSLKDPDISIRRRALDLLYGMCDVTNAKDIVEELLQYLNTAEFAMREELALKAAILAEKFAPDLSWYVDVILQLIDKAGDFVSDDIWYRVVQFVTNNEDLQPYAAAKAREYLEKPALHETMVKVSAYLLGEYSHLLAQRPGCSPKEIFTIISEKLPTVTTSTIAILLSTFAKILMHNHPSDPQLQEQIWSIFRKYESYIDVEIQQRSVEYFALSRKGTALMDVLAEMPKFPERQSALIKKTEDAEVDTAEQSAIRIRSLQQTSNALVVTDQRPANGSVPVSQLALVRMPSQNMEASSTHDQATSQDQINPQDREFSHQNGSVTAVVPQEVHPADLLGDLLGPLAIEGPPAPAVPAEHKDQNLLSTPEATPDAAGPLALATVDDQPNSVQPIANIAERFNALCLKDSGVLYEDSHIQIGIKAEWRSHHGRFVLFLGNKNTSPLVSVQAVILPPTHLKMELSLVPETIPPRAQVQCPLEVVNLRASRDLAVLDLSYKFGTAVVNVKLRIPAVLNKFLQPLSISAEEFFLQWKSLSGPPLKLQEVLRGVKPLPLSELANLFTSLRMAVIPGIDTNPNNLIICATFHSESTRAMLCLIRVETDPTDRTQLRITLGSGDPILTFELKECIKEHLVSIPMQAPTPGISPIQPQSPVTPAYNDPGAMLAGLL, from the exons ATGGCGTTGTCCGGGATGCGAGGGCTCTCCGTGTTCATCAGCGACGTCCGGAATTGCCAGAACAAGGAGCAGGAGAGGCTCAGGGTCGACAAGGAGCTCGGCAACATCCGTACCCGCTTTAAGAATGAGAAG GGATTGTCACATTATGAGAAGAAGAAATACGTCTGGAAAATTCTTTACGTACACATGCTAGGTTATGATGTAGATTTTGGACATACAGAAACTGTTTCGTTGATTTCTGCTCCAAAGTATCCGGAGAAACAG GTTGGGTACATCGTGACATCTTGCTTGCTCAATGAGAACCATGACTTCCTAAGAATTGTTATAAATACAGTACGGAATGATATAATTGGGCGAAATGAAACCTTCCAGTGTTTGGCACTGACCATG GTGGGAAATATTGGTGGGAAGGAGTTTTCTGAATCACTGGCACCCGATGTTCAAAAGCTGTTG GTTTCAAGTAGTTGCAGGCCTCTAGTTCGAAAAAAAGCTGCATTGTGTCTTCTTCGTCTTTACAGGAAGAATCCTGATGTTGTCAATATTGATGGTTG gTCTGATCGGATGTCACAGCTTTTAGATGAACGTGATTTGGGAGTATTGACAGCTGTTATGAGCCTTTTTGTAGCTTTAGTCTCAAATAATATTGAAGCGTATTGGAATTGCCTTCCAAAGTGTGTTAAAATATTGGAAAGGTTGGCCAGAAACCAAGATATTCCACCAGAGTACACCTATTATGGAATTCCATCACCGTGGCTTCAG GTTAAGACAATGAGAGCTCTTCAGTATTTTCCAACCATTGAAGATCCAAACACCAGAAGAGCCTTGTTTGAA GTTCTACAACGTATTTTAATGGGTACTGATGTTGTAAAAAATGTCAACAAGAACAATGCAGCACACGCAGTTCTTTTTGAAGCCTTGGCTCTT GTTATGCATCTTGATGCTGAGAAGGAGATGATGTCTCAGTGTGTGGCTTTGCTTGGGAAGTTTATTGCTGTTCGCGAACCAAACATTCGATATCTTGGCCTT GAGAACATGACGAGGATGTTATTGGTGTCAGATGTGCAGGATATTATCAAACGACATCAATCACAAATAATTACTTCTCTGAAAGATCCTGATATCAG TATTAGGAGACGTGCTCTTGATCTACTCTATGGCATGTGCGACGTTACAAACGCCAAGGATATAGTCGAAGAGTTATTGCAG TATCTTAATACAGCAGAGTTTGCTATGCGTGAAGAATTGGCACTCAAAGCTGCTATTTTAGCAGAGAAGTTTGCTCCAGATCTGTCTTG GTATGTTGACGTCATTCTTCAGTTGATTGATAAAGCTGGGGATTTTGTTAGTGATGACATATGGTATCGTGTGGTTCAGTTTGTCACCAACAATGAGGATTTACAG ccatatgcagcagctaAAGCAAGAGAGTATCTTGAGAAGCCTGCTTTGCATGAGACAATGGTCAAG GTGAGTGCTTATCTTCTTGGAGAATACAGCCACCTTTTGGCTCAGAGACCTGGCTGCAGCCCTAAGGAAATCTTCACCATTATTAGTGAGAAACTTCCTACAGTAAC AACGAGCACTATTGCAATTCTTCTGTCAACATTTGCCAAAATCTTGATGCACAACCATCCTTCAGATCCACAATTGCAAGAACAAATCTGGTCTATATTCCGAAA ATATGAAAGTTACATCGATGTAGAAATCCAGCAAAGATCTGTTGAATATTTTGCACTTAGTAGGAAAGGGACAGCATTAATGGATGTATTGGCTGAAATGCCCAAATTTCCGGAACGCCAG TCTGCTTTGATTAAAAAGACTGAGGATGCTGAAGTTGACACAGCAGAGCAAAGTGCAATTAGAATAAGGAGTCTGCAACAAACATCAAATGCTTTGGTTGTAACTGACCAGCGTCCTGCAAATGGGTCTGTTCCAGTCAGTCAGCTTGCCCTTGTTAGGATGCCAAGTCAAAATATG GAAGCTAGTAGTACTCATGATCAAGCTACCTCTcaagatcaaataaatcctcaagaTCGAGAATTCTCCCATCAGAATGGGTCCGTCACTGCAGTTGTTCCTCAAGAGGTTCATCCTGCAGATCTCCTTGGAGATCTTTTGGGTCCACTTGCAATAGAAGGTCCACCAGCCCCTGCTGTTCCAGCTGAGCATAAGGACCAGAATCTGTTGTCAACACCGgaagctacacctgatgcagctGGTCCCTTGGCACTGGCCACTGTCGATGATCAGCCAAACTCAGTTCAG CCAATTGCAAACATTGCAGAAAGGTTCAATGCACTGTGCCTTAAAGACAGTGGTGTACTTTATGAGGACTCCCATATACAG ATTGGAATAAAAGCAGAATGGAGATCTCATCATGGACGTTTTGTTCTTTTCTTGGGAAACAAAAATACATCACCTCTCGTCTCAGTGCAAGCTGTGATACTGCCTCCAACCCATTTAAAGATGGAACTTTCATTAGTACCTGAAACTATTCCTCCACGGGCACAG GTTCAATGCCCACTAGAAGTTGTTAACCTACGAGCAAGCAGAGATCTTGCCGTTCTAGATCTCTCCTATAAATTTGGAACTGCTGTG GTTAATGTCAAACTACGGATTCCAGCTGTTCTTAATAAATTTCTGCAGCCGCTTTCAATATCTGCTGAAGAATTTTTCCTCCAGTGGAAATCATTGTCAGGACCACCTCTGAAGCTTCAAGAAGTG CTTAGAGGTGTAAAACCTTTGCCCCTTTCTGAATTGGCAAACTTATTCACTAGCCTTCGCATGGCAGTTATTCCTGGAATT GATACAAATCCAAATAATCTAATTATTTGTGCTACCTTCCATTCAGAGAGCACCAGGGCTATGCTTTGTCTG ATCAGAGTTGAAACAGACCCCACAGACAGAACCCAGCTTCGCATAACTTTAGGATCAGGAGATCCAATTTTGACATTTGA GTTGAAGGAGTGTATCAAGGAACATTTGGTCAGCATACCAATGCAAGCACCTACACCAGGCATATCACCGATACAACCGCAATCACCAGTTACTCCAGCATACAACGATCCTGGTGCTATGCTTGCTGGGCTACTTTGA